One Bradyrhizobium sp. ISRA464 genomic window carries:
- a CDS encoding IS110 family transposase, with protein sequence MSRNLNTAVAVIGIDIGKNSFHLVGHDHRGAIVLRQKWSRSQVERRLANFPPCLIGMEACVGAHHLSRKLQMLGHDARLMPAKDVRPYSKGQKNDFRDAEAIAEAVQRPTMKFVATKTADQLDLQALHRVRDRLVSQRTGVINQIRAFLLERGIAVRQGLHSLRSELPGILATRTDVLSPRMLRIIEDLAGDWRRLDARIEGLSSEIETLARQDKACERLMTVPGIGPLISSAMVAAIGSGDVFSKGRDFGAWLGLVPKQISTGDRTILGKISRRGNRYLRALFVQAAWVVLVRVKCWERYGLKSWIEAAKKRLHHNVLAIALANKLARIAWAVLNKGRAFECVKAEETAS encoded by the coding sequence ATGTCTCGGAACCTCAACACAGCGGTCGCCGTGATCGGCATCGATATCGGCAAGAACTCGTTCCACCTCGTAGGTCATGATCACCGCGGTGCCATCGTGCTGCGGCAGAAGTGGTCACGCAGCCAGGTGGAAAGACGGCTCGCCAACTTCCCGCCCTGCTTGATCGGGATGGAGGCTTGCGTCGGCGCGCATCACCTCAGTCGCAAGCTCCAAATGCTCGGCCACGACGCTCGCTTGATGCCGGCGAAAGACGTGCGCCCGTATTCGAAAGGACAGAAGAATGACTTCCGAGATGCGGAAGCCATCGCCGAGGCTGTCCAACGCCCGACCATGAAATTCGTCGCAACCAAGACAGCCGATCAGCTCGACCTTCAGGCGCTGCACCGCGTCCGCGATCGATTGGTCAGTCAGCGTACCGGCGTCATCAATCAGATCCGTGCGTTTCTGCTGGAGCGGGGCATCGCCGTACGCCAAGGCCTGCATTCCCTGCGATCCGAGTTGCCGGGTATCCTCGCGACGCGCACCGATGTGCTCTCGCCTCGCATGTTACGCATCATCGAGGATCTGGCGGGCGACTGGCGCCGGCTGGATGCGCGTATCGAGGGGCTGTCTAGCGAGATCGAAACGCTGGCTCGTCAAGATAAGGCTTGCGAGCGACTGATGACAGTGCCCGGCATTGGACCGCTTATCTCGAGTGCAATGGTCGCCGCGATTGGCAGTGGAGACGTGTTCTCGAAAGGCCGCGACTTCGGCGCCTGGCTTGGACTGGTGCCGAAGCAGATATCGACCGGCGACCGCACGATCCTGGGCAAGATATCAAGGCGCGGCAATCGCTACCTACGCGCGCTGTTCGTCCAAGCCGCATGGGTGGTGCTGGTCAGGGTGAAGTGCTGGGAGCGCTACGGCCTCAAATCTTGGATCGAAGCTGCCAAGAAGCGATTGCATCACAACGTGCTGGCGATTGCGCTCGCCAACAAGCTCGCCCGGATCGCCTGGGCGGTTCTCAACAAAGGACGTGCCTTCGAGTGCGTCAAGGCTGAGGAGACGGCGTCCTGA
- a CDS encoding lysophospholipid acyltransferase family protein, whose protein sequence is MTSIFLRSLVFNVLFYLVLVALCIIAIPALLLPRSALMALQAAWANTSLFLMRVICNIRVEFRGVEKIPQGPLLIASKHQSFWETFALVRFFEHPLFILKRELMMIPVFGWYLKKVGMISVERGGGPRSLLKTLKRAAAEVKLGRQLVIFPEGTRTAPGAPPAYKAGVAQIYVESGVPCLPIALNSGLFWPRRTFMRYPGTLVVEFLDPLPPGLPRDEFMTRLRDQIETATSRIVDAARAEQAQLFGGVPSPAKG, encoded by the coding sequence ATGACGTCGATCTTCCTGCGCTCGCTGGTTTTCAACGTGCTGTTCTATTTGGTGCTGGTGGCGCTCTGCATCATCGCGATCCCGGCGCTGCTGCTGCCGCGCTCGGCGCTGATGGCGCTGCAGGCGGCGTGGGCCAACACCAGCCTGTTCCTGATGCGTGTGATCTGCAACATCAGGGTCGAATTCCGCGGCGTCGAGAAGATTCCGCAAGGCCCGCTGCTGATCGCCTCGAAGCACCAGTCGTTCTGGGAGACGTTTGCGCTGGTGCGCTTCTTCGAGCATCCGCTGTTCATCCTCAAGCGCGAGCTGATGATGATCCCGGTGTTCGGCTGGTATTTGAAGAAAGTGGGCATGATCTCGGTCGAGCGCGGCGGCGGGCCGCGCTCGCTGCTCAAGACGCTGAAGCGCGCGGCTGCCGAGGTGAAGCTCGGCCGCCAGCTCGTGATCTTTCCGGAAGGCACGCGCACCGCGCCCGGCGCGCCGCCCGCCTACAAGGCCGGCGTCGCCCAGATCTATGTCGAGAGCGGCGTGCCGTGCCTGCCGATCGCGCTGAATTCGGGACTGTTCTGGCCGCGCCGCACCTTCATGCGCTATCCGGGCACGCTGGTGGTCGAATTCCTCGATCCCCTGCCGCCGGGCTTGCCGCGCGACGAGTTCATGACCCGTCTGCGCGACCAGATCGAAACCGCCACCAGCCGCATCGTCGACGCCGCCCGCGCCGAGCAGGCGCAATTGTTCGGCGGGGTGCCGAGCCCGGCAAAGGGTTAA
- a CDS encoding MJ0042-type zinc finger domain-containing protein yields MHIVCPHCTTSYAIKLDTLGGSGRTVRCSRCKEVWLARPEDAIGAAVPTMAAATPYAGSAAEWEAMAREEDPEETPVVDSPSISADWPAEGENAEPDWPAVAKEDAEAHADTHGADGTKRRFRLPSLFRPGQFRLPALPRIPFMPVIGALPTTCAAMAALLVALLVWRNDVVRLLPQTALFYKMVRLDVNLRGLAFQDIKVTNETVDGKPVLVIEGMIVGQTRKPVELPRLRFSVRDANGSEVYAWNAVLEQSVLKPGERAFFKSRLASPPSEGRNIDVRFFNKRDLVGGRA; encoded by the coding sequence ATGCACATCGTTTGCCCGCATTGTACAACATCTTACGCCATCAAGCTGGACACCCTGGGCGGCTCCGGGCGCACCGTCCGCTGTTCCCGCTGCAAGGAGGTTTGGCTGGCGCGGCCGGAGGATGCGATCGGAGCTGCGGTTCCGACCATGGCGGCAGCGACCCCTTATGCCGGCTCCGCCGCCGAATGGGAGGCTATGGCCCGGGAGGAAGACCCGGAAGAGACCCCCGTGGTCGACAGCCCCTCGATCTCGGCCGACTGGCCCGCCGAGGGCGAAAATGCCGAACCAGACTGGCCGGCAGTGGCCAAGGAAGATGCCGAGGCGCATGCCGACACTCATGGCGCCGACGGAACCAAACGCCGCTTCCGCCTGCCAAGCCTGTTCCGTCCGGGCCAGTTCCGCCTGCCCGCGCTGCCCCGGATTCCCTTCATGCCCGTGATCGGCGCCCTGCCGACCACCTGCGCGGCGATGGCCGCGCTGCTCGTCGCGCTGCTGGTTTGGCGCAACGACGTGGTGCGCCTGCTGCCGCAGACCGCGCTGTTCTACAAGATGGTCAGGCTCGATGTGAATTTGCGCGGCCTCGCGTTCCAGGACATCAAGGTCACCAACGAGACCGTCGACGGCAAGCCGGTGCTGGTGATCGAGGGCATGATCGTCGGGCAGACCCGCAAGCCGGTCGAGCTGCCGCGGCTGCGCTTTTCGGTCCGCGACGCAAATGGCAGCGAGGTCTACGCCTGGAACGCGGTGCTGGAACAATCGGTGCTCAAACCCGGCGAGCGCGCCTTCTTCAAGTCGCGTCTCGCCTCGCCGCCGTCCGAAGGACGCAATATCGACGTACGTTTCTTCAACAAGCGGGATCTGGTCGGCGGCCGCGCCTGA
- a CDS encoding TlpA disulfide reductase family protein, whose product MALAPELAVSRWFNTGEPLTLAALRGRPVLLHAFQMLCPGCVAHGTPQTQRAFELFKHSDLQVIGLHTVFEHHAAMTPVSLEAFIHEYRLTFPIGVDEAGESTPIPVTMQRYGMQGTPTSILIGRDGSVVHHGFGQQSDMALGAIIAAELAAAH is encoded by the coding sequence GTGGCTCTCGCACCTGAACTCGCGGTGTCGCGCTGGTTCAACACCGGCGAGCCCCTGACGCTGGCCGCGCTGCGCGGCCGCCCGGTTCTGCTGCATGCGTTCCAGATGCTGTGTCCCGGATGCGTCGCGCATGGAACACCGCAGACGCAACGCGCCTTCGAACTGTTCAAGCATTCGGACCTACAGGTCATCGGCCTGCACACCGTGTTCGAGCACCACGCCGCCATGACGCCGGTGTCGCTGGAAGCCTTCATCCACGAATACCGGCTGACCTTCCCGATCGGCGTCGACGAGGCCGGGGAGAGCACGCCGATCCCGGTTACCATGCAGCGCTACGGCATGCAGGGAACACCGACCAGCATCCTGATCGGACGCGACGGCAGCGTGGTGCATCACGGCTTCGGGCAGCAAAGCGACATGGCGCTCGGCGCCATCATCGCGGCGGAGCTTGCCGCCGCGCACTGA
- a CDS encoding YdcF family protein produces the protein MSSQTDDTSLDSRAVRPRGRLRAAVVASLALAFVAAALGFVGFLSQLRGVETDPPHDADGIVVLTGGSSRVSDAMELLAAGYGKRLLISGVHPTNAASDISRSVPDSQGLMSCCVDLDRSAVNTRSNAAETRRWVRERGFKSLIVVTSNYHMPRAIVELSHAMPDVTLIPFAVVGDKWRDEPWWTSGATFRLLLSEYAKYVAAELRVRLADIGLDLTSDLGEPVAAPRRPTTAQAN, from the coding sequence ATGAGTTCGCAGACCGACGATACGTCGCTCGATAGCCGTGCCGTGCGCCCGCGGGGCCGGCTGCGCGCGGCCGTCGTCGCGTCGCTGGCGCTGGCGTTCGTCGCCGCGGCCCTGGGCTTCGTCGGCTTTCTCTCGCAACTGCGCGGCGTCGAGACCGATCCGCCGCACGACGCCGACGGCATCGTGGTGCTGACCGGCGGCTCGTCGCGGGTGTCGGACGCGATGGAGCTGCTGGCCGCGGGCTATGGCAAGCGGCTGTTGATCTCGGGCGTGCATCCGACCAATGCCGCGAGCGACATCTCGCGCTCGGTGCCGGACAGCCAGGGGCTGATGAGCTGCTGCGTCGATCTCGACCGCTCCGCGGTGAACACCCGCAGCAATGCGGCGGAGACGCGCCGCTGGGTGCGCGAGCGCGGCTTCAAGTCGCTGATCGTGGTGACCTCCAACTACCACATGCCGCGCGCCATCGTGGAATTGTCGCATGCGATGCCTGATGTCACGCTGATCCCGTTCGCCGTGGTCGGCGACAAATGGCGCGACGAACCCTGGTGGACCAGTGGCGCGACGTTCCGTCTCTTGCTATCGGAATACGCCAAATACGTCGCCGCGGAGCTGCGGGTGCGGCTGGCCGACATCGGCCTCGACCTGACCTCGGATCTCGGCGAGCCGGTCGCCGCGCCCCGCCGCCCCACCACCGCGCAGGCGAATTGA
- a CDS encoding aldehyde dehydrogenase — MKTYQLYINGQYVDPANGEWFDSIDPYRGEPWAKIPRGSAADADKAVKAANEAMWRGPWSKMTASARGKVMRKLGDLVAANAERLAEIEVRDNGKLMAEMLGQLRYHPEWWWYYGGLVDKLEGGLVPIDKPETFAYTTHEPVGVVAALTAWNSPLLFVAWKCAAALAAGCAVIVKPSEFTSASTLEFAALTKEAGIPDGIFNVVTGFGPEIGAELIGHPGVAKITFTGSDTTGAKVYETAAKSLKRVSLELGGKSPNIVFEDADLTAAAAGAISGIFAATGQTCIAGSRLLVQSSIKEKFVARVLELAKSAKIGDPMRPDTNVGPITTPAQYKKVLDYIDIAKAEGARCLLGGKPASGAGILGGQFVEPTIFTDVDNTMRIAREEVFGPVLSIISFDTEEDAIRIANDTIYGLAAGIWTRDLARAIRVPKQLRAGTVWVNTYRAISYMMPFGGMKHSGVGRESGIDAVREYQETKSVWISTAQDIPANPFVMR, encoded by the coding sequence GTGAAGACCTATCAGCTTTACATCAACGGCCAGTATGTCGACCCAGCCAATGGCGAGTGGTTCGACTCGATCGATCCCTATCGCGGCGAGCCGTGGGCGAAGATCCCGCGCGGCTCGGCCGCCGATGCCGACAAGGCCGTGAAGGCCGCCAATGAGGCGATGTGGCGCGGACCCTGGTCGAAGATGACGGCGTCGGCGCGCGGCAAGGTGATGCGCAAGCTCGGCGACCTCGTCGCCGCGAACGCAGAGCGCCTCGCCGAGATCGAGGTGCGCGACAACGGCAAGCTGATGGCGGAGATGCTGGGCCAGCTCCGCTACCATCCGGAGTGGTGGTGGTATTACGGCGGGCTGGTCGACAAGCTCGAGGGCGGCCTGGTGCCGATCGACAAGCCGGAGACCTTCGCCTACACGACGCATGAGCCGGTCGGCGTCGTCGCGGCGCTCACCGCCTGGAATTCGCCGCTATTGTTCGTCGCCTGGAAATGCGCCGCGGCGCTCGCCGCCGGCTGCGCCGTGATCGTCAAGCCATCGGAATTCACCTCGGCCAGCACGCTGGAATTCGCCGCCCTGACCAAGGAGGCCGGAATTCCGGACGGCATCTTCAACGTGGTGACCGGCTTCGGGCCCGAGATCGGCGCCGAGTTGATCGGCCATCCCGGCGTTGCCAAGATCACCTTCACCGGATCGGATACGACCGGCGCCAAGGTCTACGAGACCGCGGCAAAGAGCCTGAAGCGCGTCTCGCTAGAGCTCGGCGGCAAGTCGCCCAACATCGTGTTCGAGGATGCCGACCTGACCGCCGCCGCGGCCGGCGCCATCTCCGGCATCTTCGCCGCGACCGGCCAGACCTGCATCGCCGGATCGCGCCTCCTGGTGCAGAGCTCGATCAAGGAGAAATTCGTCGCGCGGGTGCTGGAGCTCGCCAAATCCGCCAAGATCGGCGATCCGATGCGGCCAGACACCAATGTCGGGCCGATCACGACGCCCGCGCAGTACAAGAAGGTGCTCGACTATATCGACATCGCGAAAGCAGAAGGCGCGCGCTGCCTGCTCGGCGGCAAGCCGGCGTCCGGCGCGGGCATCCTGGGCGGCCAGTTCGTCGAGCCGACGATCTTCACCGATGTCGACAACACGATGCGAATCGCGCGCGAGGAAGTGTTCGGGCCGGTGCTGTCGATCATCTCTTTCGACACCGAGGAGGACGCCATCCGCATCGCCAACGACACGATCTACGGCCTTGCCGCCGGCATCTGGACCAGGGATCTCGCGCGCGCCATCCGCGTGCCGAAGCAGCTGCGCGCCGGCACCGTGTGGGTCAACACCTACCGCGCCATCAGCTACATGATGCCGTTCGGCGGCATGAAGCATTCCGGCGTGGGCCGCGAAAGCGGCATCGACGCGGTGCGCGAATATCAGGAAACCAAGAGCGTCTGGATCTCGACCGCGCAGGACATTCCGGCCAACCCGTTCGTCATGCGCTGA
- the ftsE gene encoding cell division ATP-binding protein FtsE — MVRFEHVGLRYGLGPEILRDLSFVIPAHSFQFLTGPSGAGKTSLLRLLFLSLRPTRGLVNLFGHDVSLLSKDQVADLRKRIGIVLQDFRLLDHMTTYENVALPFRVMGREESSYRREVIDLLKWVGLGERMDALPPILSGGEKQRAAIARAVISRPQLLLADEPTGSVDPTLGRRLLRLFIELNKSGTAVIIATHDITLMDQYEARRLVLHQGRLHIYE; from the coding sequence TTGGTTCGGTTCGAACATGTCGGTTTGCGGTACGGGCTCGGCCCGGAGATCTTGCGCGACCTCTCCTTCGTGATCCCGGCACACTCGTTCCAGTTCCTCACCGGACCGTCGGGCGCGGGCAAGACCTCGCTGCTGCGGCTGTTGTTCCTGTCGCTGCGGCCGACGCGCGGGCTGGTCAACCTGTTCGGCCACGACGTCTCCCTGCTCAGCAAGGACCAGGTCGCAGATCTGCGCAAGCGCATCGGCATCGTGCTGCAGGACTTCCGCCTGCTCGACCACATGACGACCTACGAGAACGTGGCGCTGCCGTTCCGCGTGATGGGGCGGGAGGAATCGAGCTATCGGCGCGAGGTGATCGACCTCCTGAAATGGGTCGGCCTTGGCGAGCGCATGGATGCGCTGCCGCCGATCCTGTCGGGCGGCGAGAAGCAGCGCGCCGCGATCGCGCGCGCGGTGATCTCGCGGCCGCAACTGCTGCTGGCGGACGAGCCGACCGGCAGCGTCGACCCGACGCTCGGGCGCCGCCTGTTGCGGCTGTTCATCGAGCTCAACAAATCCGGCACCGCCGTCATCATTGCAACCCACGACATCACGCTGATGGATCAGTACGAGGCGCGGCGGCTGGTGCTGCACCAGGGACGGTTGCACATCTATGAATAG
- a CDS encoding response regulator: MPRVLIADDEDSMRSLVARAIAMDGHETVTAQDGAEALDILTRDQGAFDLLLTDIQMPVMDGIALALTTARDFPDLKILLMTGFAHQRERASGLNAIVHDVVTKPFSVADIRTAVADALAARKAC; this comes from the coding sequence ATGCCGCGTGTCCTGATTGCCGACGATGAAGACTCCATGCGCTCGCTGGTGGCGCGCGCGATCGCCATGGACGGCCACGAGACCGTGACCGCGCAGGACGGCGCCGAGGCGCTCGATATCCTCACCCGCGACCAGGGCGCCTTCGACCTGCTGCTCACCGACATCCAGATGCCGGTGATGGACGGCATCGCGCTGGCGCTCACCACGGCGCGCGACTTTCCCGATCTGAAGATCCTGCTGATGACCGGCTTTGCCCATCAGCGCGAGCGCGCCTCCGGCCTCAACGCGATCGTGCACGACGTGGTGACGAAGCCGTTCTCGGTGGCCGATATCCGCACCGCGGTGGCGGACGCACTGGCGGCGCGGAAGGCCTGCTAG
- a CDS encoding ABC transporter permease encodes MNRSEEQVSLVDLGRERPQVPATARNMSPIVPRASIAGRALVAVVAIMTFLASITTGAVLLVSASAAEWQSEVASEITIQVRPASGRDLDRDAQATADAMRAQPGILDVRPFTKEESAKLLEPWLGSGLSIDELPVPRVIVARVQPGSTLDLAALRTRVTQAAPTASVDDHRAWIERMRSMTGATVFAGVGILILVIIATIISVSFATRGAMAANRPIVEVLHFVGAGDSYIANRFLRHFLRLGLEGGLIGGGAAMLAFGFSESIANWFSGTPVGDQFAALLGTFSLRPSGYLALAAQAVLIAAITAWASRRTLFATLDDID; translated from the coding sequence ATGAATAGGAGCGAGGAGCAGGTGTCGCTGGTGGATCTCGGGCGCGAGCGCCCGCAGGTCCCGGCGACGGCGCGCAACATGTCGCCGATCGTGCCGCGCGCCTCGATCGCCGGTCGCGCGCTGGTCGCGGTGGTCGCGATCATGACCTTCCTTGCCTCGATCACGACCGGCGCCGTGCTGCTGGTCAGCGCATCGGCGGCCGAATGGCAGTCGGAGGTCGCAAGCGAGATCACCATCCAGGTTCGGCCCGCGAGCGGCCGCGACCTCGACCGCGATGCGCAGGCGACGGCAGACGCGATGCGGGCGCAGCCGGGCATTCTCGACGTCCGCCCGTTCACCAAGGAGGAATCGGCCAAGCTGCTCGAGCCATGGCTCGGCAGCGGGCTCTCGATCGACGAATTGCCGGTACCGCGCGTCATCGTGGCGCGGGTGCAGCCGGGCTCGACGCTCGATCTCGCCGCGCTGCGCACGCGGGTGACGCAGGCCGCACCGACCGCCAGCGTCGACGATCACCGCGCCTGGATCGAGCGCATGCGCTCGATGACCGGCGCCACGGTGTTTGCCGGCGTCGGCATCCTCATTCTCGTGATCATCGCCACCATCATCTCGGTGTCGTTCGCGACTCGCGGTGCGATGGCCGCCAACCGCCCGATCGTCGAGGTGCTGCATTTCGTCGGCGCCGGCGACAGCTACATCGCCAACCGCTTCCTGCGGCATTTTCTCCGGCTCGGTCTCGAAGGCGGGCTGATCGGCGGCGGCGCGGCGATGCTGGCGTTCGGGTTCTCCGAATCGATCGCCAACTGGTTTTCCGGCACGCCGGTCGGCGACCAGTTCGCGGCCCTGCTCGGCACCTTTTCCCTGCGTCCGTCCGGCTATTTGGCGCTGGCGGCGCAGGCGGTGCTGATCGCGGCGATCACCGCGTGGGCGTCACGACGCACACTGTTTGCAACCCTCGACGATATCGACTGA
- a CDS encoding adenylate/guanylate cyclase domain-containing protein, which translates to MAMERVERRLTAILAADVAGYSRLTSMDEEGTHVRLKEHLRLLVEPKISEHRGHVVKNTGDGMLAEFNSVVAAVRCALDVQRGMAERNAGIPRDKRMEFRIGINVGDVIIDGGDIFGDGVNVAVRLEGIAEPGGICVSARVQEYAQGRVDITFEDAGEQRLKNISQPVRAYRLNVRDVDPLASALSTEALSQPDRPRLSIVVLPFANLGGDVQQDDFVDAITDNLTTDLSRLPDYFVISCKTAFAYKGKAVDARQIGRELGVRYVLEGSIQSSTDRLRVNAQLIDAESGAHFWAERFDKPRADLFDMQDEITARLARAMDIQLVKAETQRLKRETPRELDSVDLALRGWTVFFQKVSVAGAREARGMFEEALRVDHTNVDALMGLVESHMWEVNSYMSPARDDQVRLGEAAMCKASELTPLDARMHFCRAAVLIALRAPERAFREIEIALSLDRALPYVHMRAGWIKIFLGCAEEAEGHLSNAMRLSPRDPMLGNWYAILGLADLHLGRLDKAVDRLQKAVEIAPNHEIPYFYLAASLALQGREAEAAQACKVGRRLAPIFRIGKCRAEVQSDNPVFLLQRERVYEGLEKAGLPE; encoded by the coding sequence ATGGCCATGGAGCGCGTAGAACGACGGCTCACTGCCATCCTCGCCGCCGACGTTGCCGGCTACAGCCGGCTGACCAGCATGGACGAGGAGGGAACGCACGTCCGGCTGAAGGAGCATCTGCGTCTCCTGGTCGAGCCCAAGATCAGCGAACACCGCGGACACGTTGTCAAGAACACAGGCGACGGAATGTTGGCTGAGTTCAACAGCGTGGTGGCTGCTGTGCGTTGCGCCCTCGATGTCCAGCGTGGCATGGCCGAGCGCAATGCCGGGATACCGCGGGACAAGAGGATGGAGTTCCGTATCGGCATCAATGTAGGCGACGTCATCATCGATGGGGGCGACATTTTCGGAGATGGAGTGAACGTCGCGGTTCGTTTGGAAGGCATCGCCGAGCCCGGCGGCATCTGCGTTTCAGCTCGCGTTCAGGAATACGCACAAGGGCGGGTCGACATCACCTTCGAGGACGCAGGCGAGCAACGGCTGAAGAATATTTCTCAGCCCGTGCGAGCTTACAGATTGAACGTCCGCGATGTTGACCCACTTGCATCCGCACTATCGACCGAGGCACTGAGCCAACCTGATCGGCCGCGCTTGTCGATCGTGGTGCTGCCCTTCGCGAACCTTGGCGGCGACGTCCAGCAGGACGACTTCGTTGACGCAATCACAGATAATCTGACTACAGACCTATCGCGCCTGCCTGATTATTTCGTCATCTCGTGCAAGACGGCTTTCGCATACAAGGGGAAAGCCGTGGATGCTCGCCAAATCGGCCGCGAGCTCGGCGTTCGCTACGTGCTGGAAGGCAGCATCCAGAGCAGCACCGATCGCCTGCGCGTGAACGCGCAGCTAATCGACGCAGAATCGGGCGCACACTTCTGGGCCGAACGATTCGACAAGCCGCGGGCGGACCTCTTCGACATGCAAGACGAGATCACAGCCAGGCTCGCGCGGGCCATGGATATTCAGTTGGTGAAAGCAGAGACGCAGCGTCTCAAGCGTGAGACGCCAAGGGAACTTGATTCGGTTGACCTCGCCCTGCGCGGTTGGACAGTTTTCTTTCAGAAGGTGTCAGTCGCCGGAGCACGCGAAGCACGCGGCATGTTTGAGGAGGCGCTCCGCGTCGACCACACGAATGTCGATGCGCTGATGGGTTTGGTCGAAAGCCACATGTGGGAAGTCAACTCCTACATGTCCCCTGCGCGTGACGATCAAGTTCGTTTGGGTGAGGCTGCAATGTGCAAAGCGTCGGAACTGACACCACTCGATGCCCGGATGCATTTTTGTCGCGCTGCCGTATTGATCGCTTTGCGAGCACCAGAACGAGCTTTCCGCGAGATTGAGATTGCGTTGAGCTTGGATCGCGCTTTGCCATATGTTCATATGAGGGCGGGGTGGATTAAGATTTTTCTTGGCTGTGCAGAGGAGGCCGAGGGCCATTTGAGCAACGCGATGCGGCTCAGCCCGCGCGATCCAATGCTCGGAAATTGGTACGCCATTCTTGGCTTGGCGGATCTCCACCTCGGCAGGCTTGACAAAGCTGTGGACCGCTTACAGAAGGCGGTCGAGATCGCTCCAAATCACGAGATTCCCTACTTCTATCTAGCGGCGAGTCTGGCGCTTCAGGGCCGCGAAGCGGAAGCAGCGCAGGCCTGCAAAGTGGGGAGGCGGCTGGCTCCCATTTTCCGCATCGGTAAGTGCCGCGCCGAGGTCCAAAGCGACAACCCCGTTTTCTTACTGCAGCGCGAGCGAGTCTATGAAGGTCTGGAAAAGGCAGGGCTCCCAGAGTGA